One Triticum dicoccoides isolate Atlit2015 ecotype Zavitan chromosome 4B, WEW_v2.0, whole genome shotgun sequence genomic window carries:
- the LOC119296346 gene encoding uncharacterized protein LOC119296346, which yields MAVSSPSSAPEKKRKWLQSNRKVIDRYLREARAILATAPDTGGGDAVAALGLIDAALELSPRMEAALELRARALLALRRYREVAEMLRDYIPSCGKSCSGEDASSSSSLSSSSSGDLGTISRAKLLSPERHRSDAAETDTGTARSFRCFDVSELKRRVLAGLSKNPNTDTQWRYLVLGEACFHLGLIEDAMVLLQTGRRLASAAFRRESVCWSEDSFSSSTVTAAVASVPSGNASKSGSAFIIPAVESEAMSQLLAHVKLLLRRRTAAMAALDAGLPAEAVRHFSKILEARRGVLPHTFAAACLVGRAASFQAGGRPADAIADCNRALALDPAYIPALRARADLLQSVGALSDSLRDLDHLKLLYDAALRDGKLPGPRWRPQGGVRYREIAGAHRKLIARIQGLRSRAAVGEGCNIDYYALLGVRRGCTRSELERAHLLLSLKLKPDRAVVFGERLELVDEHRDLEAVRDQARMSALLLYRMLQKGYSFIMSAVIDEEAAARQRAKEAATAAAALPKQQQAAPVPENPPAVNSSTARTAAKPKAKAGAAVATLSSQATAPVYQGVFCRDLAVVGTLLSRSGFDRSLPVKCEAMSC from the exons ATGGCGGTCTCCTCGCCTTCTTCAGCTCCGGAGAAGAAGAGGAAATGGCTCCAAAGCAACAGGAAG GTGATCGACAGGTACCTTCGGGAGGCGCGGGCGATTCTCGCGACGGCGCCGGATACCGGCGGCGGGGACGCTGTGGCGGCGCTCGGTCTCATCGACGCCGCGCTGGAGCTTTCGCCGCGGATGGAGGCCGCGCTGGAGCTGCGGGCGCGGGCGCTCCTCGCGCTGCGGCGGTACCGCGAGGTCGCGGAGATGCTCCGTGACTACATCCCCAGCTGCGGCAAATCCTGCTCCGGCGaggatgcctcctcctcctcctccttgtcctcctccAGCTCCGGTGACCTTGGCACGATCTCCCGTGCCAAGCTCCTCTCTCCCGAGCGCCACCGCTCCGACGCGGCCGAGACTGACACTGGGACCGCCCGCTCCTTCCGCTGCTTCGATGTCTCCGAGCTCAAGCGCCGCGTCCTAGCCGGCCTCTCTAAGAACCCCAACACGGACACGCAGTGGAGGTACTTGGTCCTTGGGGAAGCTTGCTTTCACCTGGGCCTCATCGAAGATGCCATGGTTCTTCTCCAgaccggccgccgcctcgcctcggcgGCTTTCCGCCGCGAGAGCGTTTGTTGGTCCGAGGACAGCTTCTCGTCATCGACTGTCACCGCAGCTGTTGCCTCGGTGCCGTCGGGCAACGCTTCCAAGTCCGGGTCGGCGTTCATCATACCGGCCGTGGAGTCGGAGGCCATGTCCCAGCTCCTGGCTCACGTGAAGCTCCTGCTCCGCCGCCGCACGGCCGCCATGGCGGCCCTCGACGCGGGCCTCCCAGCGGAGGCCGTCCGCCATTTCTCCAAGATACTCGAGGCACGCCGTGGCGTGCTCCCGCACACCTTCGCCGCCGCGTGCCTCGTCGGCCGCGCCGCGTCATTCCAGGCTGGCGGCCGCCCGGCAGACGCCATAGCAGATTGCAACCGTGCGCTGGCTCTCGACCCCGCGTACATCCCGGCGCTCCGCGCCCGTGCCGATCTTCTTCAGTCCGTGGGAGCACTCTCCGATTCCCTTCGTGACCTTGACCACCTCAAACTTCTGTACGACGCGGCGCTCCGTGACGGCAAGCTGCCGGGGCCTAGGTGGCGACCGCAGGGTGGCGTGCGGTACCGCGAGATCGCCGGCGCCCACCGCAAGCTGATCGCCCGGATTCAGGGACTACGTAGCCGCGCCGCCGTCGGCGAGGGGTGCAACATCGATTACTACGCTCTGCTGGGCGTGCGGCGCGGGTGCACGCGCTCTGAGCTGGAGCGCGCGCACTTGCTGCTCTCGCTCAAGCTCAAGCCGGACCGCGCCGTGGTGTTCGGCGAGCGGCTGGAGCTGGTGGACGAGCACCGCGACCTGGAGGCGGTGCGCGACCAGGCCCGCATGTCCGCTCTGCTCTTGTACAGGATGCTGCAGAAGGGGTACTCGTTCATCATGTCGGCCGTGATCGACGAGGAGGCTGCCGCTAGGCAGAGGGCGAAAGAAGCCGCGACCGCCGCGGCGGCGTTGCCCAAGCAACAGCAAGCCGCGCCGGTACCGGAGAATCCTCCTGCCGTTAACAGCTCCACCGCGAGGACGGCGGCGAAACCGAAGGCGAAGGCTGGCGCGGCCGTTGCAACGCTGTCGTCCCAGGCGACGGCGCCGGTGTACCAAGGGGTGTTCTGCCGCGACCTGGCGGTGGTGGGCACGCTGCTGTCCCGCAGCGGGTTCGACCGCTCCCTCCCGGTGAAATGCGAGGCGATGAGCTGCTGA